The Rhea pennata isolate bPtePen1 chromosome 7, bPtePen1.pri, whole genome shotgun sequence genome contains a region encoding:
- the NOC3L gene encoding nucleolar complex protein 3 homolog — protein sequence MKPRKNIKRVPSFRKLLRTSKIKLDNKLKNKQYKQQSAAKKYRKEQKKLRQAVRDAVCRKPVPLEEYKKKTVAEKREEEEEEDALPLDMMDEDDLKLMEDLAQKASFLTRDLSSNEPVHIKKRKRESVIDKYEKMPRRMQTEPEKELIHLLPIKDKGGIIPQTMEKPVLNVAQDEEEEDTEEMEVAEDSNEEPLPVLTPEEMAAQRRRKLQERKIHIAALASAILSDPENNIKKLKELRAMLMEQDPNVAVIVRKLVMVSLMEIFKDIAPSYKIRPLTEAEKATKVKKETQKLREFEEGLVSQYKFYLENLEQTIKDWKQRKLKKSNVISLKAYKGLAEIAVKCLCELLVALPHFNFHNNIIVLIVPLMNDTSKMISELCFEAVKKLFKQDKLGFASLGVVKVISGLVKGRNYDVRPEVLKVFLYLRIKEVELKKDSEDIAPKKKFMTYKEKRKNLSRMQRKWKKAEEKLERELLEAEASESKEKKLKLHTETLNIVFLTYFRILKKAQKSPLLPAVLEGLAKFAHLINVEFFDDLLIVLHSLIASGGLTYRETLHCILSAFHILSGQGDVLNIDPMKFYTHLYKTLFSLHAGGTNDDIGIVLQCLDVMLAKRRKQVSQQRALAFMKRLSTLGLHVLPNSSIGILATNRVLMHTFPKMDLLLDNESQGSGVYLPELDEPEHCNAQNTALWELHLLRRHYHPIVQKFAAHLIVGAPAEGSGALSPDLSRRPTTELFETYSMKGMTFNPPVASVTPRRKDTFSPTDSFLTEELNEHLQQHISETAIHKPLDFAKHLKESSLS from the exons agaaaaaacataaaacgAGTTCCCAGTTTTCGTAAGTTACTGAGAACGAGTAAAATAAAACTCGACAACAAACTAAAGAATAAACAATATAAGCAGCAGAGTGCTGCTAAGAAGTATcgaaaagaacaaaaaaagctaaGGCAGGCTGTCAGAGATGCTGTCTGTAGAAAGCCTGTTCCATTGGaggaatacaagaaaaaaacagttg ctgaaaaacgagaggaagaggaggaggaagatgctcTTCCACTGGACATGATGGATGAGGATGACTTGAAATTAATGGAAGATTTGGCtcaaaaagcatcatttttaaCCAGAGATCTTTCTTCTAA TGAACCGGTTCACATCAAGAAACGAAAACGTGAAAGTGTAATTGACAAATATGAGAAGATGCCGAGACGCATGCAGACTGAGCCAGAAAAAGAACTCATTCATCTGCTGCCCATCAAAGACAAAGGTGGTATTATTCCTCAAACCATGGAAAAGCCAG TTCTGAATGTTGCAcaggatgaagaggaggaggatacAGAAGAAATGGAGGTAGCAGAGG ACTCTAATGAAGAACCCCTGCCTGTCCTCACTCCTGAGGAAATGGCTGctcaaagaagaagaaagctgcaagaaaggaagattCACATCGCTGCTTTAGCATCTGCCATTCTCTCTGACCCAGAAAATAAT attaaaaaattgaaagaattgCGTGCTATGCTGATGGAGCAGGATCCTAATGTGGCTGTGATTGTTCGGAAGTTGGTCATGGTTTCTTTGATGGAGATATTCAAAGATATTGCTCCTTCTTACAAAATTCGGCCTCTGACTGAAGCAGAAAAGGCTACCAAG gttaaaaaagaaactcagaAACTAAGAGAATTTGAAGAAGGCCTTGTAAGTCAGTACAAATTCTACTTGGAAAATCTGGAACAAACAATTAAAG ACTGGAAACaaaggaagctgaagaaaagtaATGTCATCTCATTAAAAGCATATAAAGGTCTAGCAGAGATTGCAGTGAAGTGCCTGTGTGAGCTGCTTGTGGCTTTACCTCACTTTAACTTCCACAATAACATTATTGTCCTGATTGTTCCGCTCATGAATGATACATCAAAAATG ATTTCTGAACTGTGCTTTGAGGCAGTAAAAAAGCTCTTTAAACAAGACAAGCTGGGCTTTGCTTCACTCGGTGTAGTTAAAGTAATTTCTGGTCTTGTGAAGGGTAGAAATTATGATGTCAGGCCTGAG gtcttaaaagtatttctttactTAAGAATTAAGgaagtagaattaaaaaaagactcaGAAGACATTGCACCAAAGAAAAAGTTCATGActtacaaagagaaaagaaaaaatctttcaagaatgcaaagaaag tggaagaaagcagaagagaagctgGAACGAGAACTCTTGGAAGCAGAAGCttcagaaagtaaagaaaaaaagctgaagctg cacACAGAGACTttgaatattgtatttttaacatactTCAGAATCTTGAAGAAAGCTCAGAAGTCTCCACTTTTGCCAGCTGTGCTAGAAGGTCTTGCAAA GTTTGCCCATCTCATAAATGTGGAATTTTTTGATGACCTGTTGATTGTTCTTCATTCTCTCATTGCATCAGGG GGTTTAACCTATCGGGAGACTCTTCATTGCATTCTCAGTGCTTTCCACATACTCTCTGGTCAAG GTGATGTTCTTAATATTGATCCGATGAAGTTCTACACACATCTTTATAAGACTCTGTTCAGCCTACATGCAG GTGGTACCAACGATGATATAGGGATTGTGCTCCAGTGCCTGGATGTCATGCTTGCCAAGCGGAGAAAGCAGGTGTCCCAGCAGCGAGCTCTTGCTTTCATGAAGCGACTTTCTACACTTGGTCTCCATGTACTTCCAAACTCCAGCATTGGGATCTTGGCAACAAACAGGGTATTAATGCAC ACATTCCCAAAGATGGACCTCCTACTAGACAACGAATCTCAAGGCAGTGGAGTTTATCTCCCAGAACTAGACGAACCAGAGCATTGCAATGCTCAGAACACAGCACTGTGGGAGCTTCATTTACTGCGG agGCACTATCATCCAATAGTGCAGAAATTTGCAGCTCATCTTATTGTTGGAGCACCAGCTGAAGGCTCAGGAGCTCTCTCACCTGATTTGAGCCGAAG GCCTACTACGGAACTCTTTGAGACATACAGCATGAAAGGAATGACCTTTAATCCTCCTGTTGCATCAGTAACACCCAGAAGGAAG GATACATTCTCACCAACGGATTCATTTCTAACTGAAGAGCTGAATGAACATCTTCAACAACACATCAGTGAGACTGCTATTCACAAACCCTTGGATTTTGCTAAACACTTAAAGGAATCATCCCTCTCATGA